A stretch of Besnoitia besnoiti strain Bb-Ger1 chromosome V, whole genome shotgun sequence DNA encodes these proteins:
- a CDS encoding hypothetical protein (encoded by transcript BESB_062530) has protein sequence MERQEVPVSFHITGDRSPIPPMVTPMPSKAFSYPDKPTVSRMCSAPKHADSVSSIAQRLHAVEHYQFRVSATCVVLTVVNLYVLLERLGLRKLNLLLQLGYIAVGLRALPALCAAYMCWTRLPDAPQLPATPASQPAAPEVAPPRERRRDEEPEGRSPRPALSSEQQLLLKYLSPRGLEAVLESQRLHREFALWTIGALLLLSLSDLCLGYADLRPLLHLSQAALLAKTGARPPVFGPSPPGVAGGGFAVYPPAPSLNASPLGALTEQLALLGAYALKPAAAFCLLCAAQVGGGAAERPASEKGDAAGGHRVGSSGASFLAREAGGGASPPGRPLRALVLHGVIQVPLFALSYLILMHCPSLVRSPRPALSSADSVSSPCFAAAVEWLARACAVATLGVLGQSAACAAKREFCRASPGRAPLQPTLVRRPARVLMLVGLALLIFSAAANALTAFLPYARGLERTSYVWWLLLHGSIEERTAVCADAVTYFIGTFLIASSATTFGVQNHLLSLALRGHPVDEREELNIGYASAPTLLIAGKPAFRAGATHKTGEKGLKGD, from the coding sequence ATGGAGCGTCAGGAGGTTCCAGTCAGTTTCCACATCACAGGCGATCGCTCGCCGATCCCGCCGATGGTGACGCCGATGCCTTCCAAGGCGTTTTCCTACCCCGACAAGCCGACGGTGAGTCGCATGTGCTCGGCGCCGAAGCACGCGGACTCGGTGAGCAGCATCGCCCAGCGTCTGCACGCTGTGGAGCACTATCAGTTCCGCGTCTCGGCGACCTGCGTAGTGCTCACCGTGGTGAACCTCTACGTGCTGCTCGAGCGCCTGGGGCTGCGCAAACTGAACCTGCTCCTCCAGCTCGGCTACATCGCAGTcgggctccgcgcgctgccagCGCTATGTGCAGCCTACATGTGCTGGACGCGGCTGCCCGACGCGCCTCAGTTGCCCGCGACCCCGGCCAGCCAGCCAGCCGCTCCAGaggtcgcgccgccccgcgagcggcgccgcgacgaggagccTGAAGGGCGGAGCCCGAGACCGGCGCTATCATcggagcagcagctgctgctcaagTACCTCAGTCCGCGGGGCTTGGAAGCGGTGCTGGAGTCGCAGCGGCTCCATCGCGAGTTTGCGCTCTGGACGATTGgagctctgctgctgctgagcCTCAGCGACCTGTGTCTCGGCTACGCAGACCTGCGGCCCTTGCTGCATCTGAGCCAAGCCGCACTCCTCGCGAAaaccggcgcgcgccccccGGTGTTtgggccttcgccgccgggcgtcgccggcggcggattCGCCGTCtatccgccggcgccgagcctCAACGCGAGCCCCCTCGGCGCGCTGACTgagcagctcgcgctgctgggcgCCTACGCGCTCAAGCCTGCGGCGGctttctgcctcctctgcgccgcacaggtcggcggcggagcggctGAACGGCCCGCCAGCGAgaagggagacgccgccggcgggcacCGCGTGGGCTCGAGCGGTGCTTCCTTTTtggcgcgagaggccggcggcggagcctcgcctcctgggaggccgctgcgcgcgctggtCTTGCACGGCGTCATCCAGGTGCCTCTGTTTGCGCTCTCGTACCTCATCCTGATGCACTGTCCGTCGCTcgtgcggtcgccgcgcccggcgctCTCTTCCGCCGACTCTGTGTCAAGCCcctgcttcgcggctgcAGTCGAGTGGCTCGCGCGTGCCTGCGCGGTCGCGACGCTGGGCGTCTTGGGGCagagcgcggcctgcgcggcgaagcgggaGTTCTGTCGGGCGAGCCCTGGGCGCGCACCGCTGCAGCCGACTCTGGTTCGACGTCCCGCGCGCGTGCTGATGCTTgtcggcctcgcgctgctcatcttcagcgccgcggcgaacgcgctgACCGCGTTCCTGCCCTACGCGCGCGGCCTGGAGCGCACCTCGTACGTCTGgtggctgctgctgcacggATCAATCGAGGAGCGAACTGCGGTGTGCGCCGACGCCGTGACCTACTTCATCGGCACCTTCCTgatcgcctcctccgcgaccaCCTTCGGCGTGCAGAATCACCTCCTTTCCCTCGCGTTGCGCGGGCATCCAGTcgacgagcgagaggaacTCAACATCGGCTACGCCTCCGCACCCACCCTGCTCATCGCTGGAAAGCCCGCgttccgcgcaggcgccacacACAAGACCGGCGAGAAAGGCCTCAAAGGCGACTGA